A single genomic interval of Hyphomicrobium methylovorum harbors:
- a CDS encoding RNA pyrophosphohydrolase, with amino-acid sequence MTLLSKASDMQAPTLPVRMCVGILLFNRDGLVWVGRRRPKWVADHSSFIWQMPQGGIEPYESPRDAALRELREETGIISVEVVAEMPEWLTYELPESLVGIALKGRYRGQRQKWFAMRFTGDDSEVNIGPKAGLKAEFETWRWAPLALVPKLIIPFKRDLYDRVTSEFAPHVVPVDAV; translated from the coding sequence ATGACGTTGCTTTCCAAAGCATCAGATATGCAGGCTCCAACGCTTCCCGTGCGGATGTGCGTTGGCATTCTGCTGTTCAATCGCGACGGACTTGTCTGGGTCGGGCGTCGCCGTCCCAAGTGGGTTGCCGATCATTCGTCGTTTATCTGGCAGATGCCTCAGGGTGGGATTGAGCCCTACGAGTCGCCGCGAGACGCTGCTCTGCGTGAATTGCGCGAGGAGACCGGGATCATCAGCGTCGAGGTCGTCGCTGAGATGCCTGAGTGGCTGACATATGAATTGCCTGAAAGCCTCGTCGGGATCGCGCTCAAGGGGCGCTATCGCGGGCAGCGCCAGAAGTGGTTCGCCATGCGCTTTACCGGTGACGATAGCGAGGTCAACATCGGTCCCAAGGCTGGCCTTAAGGCCGAGTTTGAGACGTGGCGGTGGGCACCGTTGGCTCTCGTGCCGAAGCTCATTATCCCGTTCAAGCGCGATCTTTACGACCGCGTGACGAGCGAGTTTGCGCCCCACGTCGTTCCTGTCGACGCGGTATAG
- a CDS encoding ROK family protein gives MAKQETTIQAELPGHGASVLPSVTIDSFNVEIEDDDGFIGDKASKGAFWELVDKWRKPLQDLGEDPFEDKASEDLSKSKLAEILATGDPAAASLVLGAIEDFAQQLAFVIRRFLRLKDWRDVECLVVGGGFRGSRIGELAIARAHLLLRAEGIDVDLELIHNDPDEAGLIGAAHLLPAWMLKGHDGILAVDIGGTNIRAGVVELNLKKSSDLAKAAVVKSELWRHADEETDRDSATERLAKMLQDLIDWSKKNKIELAPIIGIGCPGIIKEDGSIDRGGQNLPGNWESARFNLPRVIREMIPEIGGAETMVVMHNDAIVQGLSELPYVKDRQKWGVLTIGTGLGNASFTNRDVPTKSKK, from the coding sequence ATGGCAAAGCAAGAGACGACAATCCAGGCGGAACTGCCTGGACACGGCGCAAGCGTTCTGCCGAGCGTAACGATTGACAGCTTCAACGTCGAAATCGAAGACGATGATGGCTTCATCGGCGACAAGGCGAGCAAAGGGGCATTCTGGGAACTGGTCGATAAGTGGCGCAAGCCTCTCCAGGATCTCGGCGAAGACCCGTTCGAAGACAAGGCCAGTGAAGACCTCAGCAAAAGCAAGCTCGCCGAAATCCTAGCGACCGGCGACCCGGCGGCGGCCAGTCTCGTCCTCGGTGCAATCGAAGATTTCGCCCAGCAATTGGCGTTCGTCATTCGACGCTTTCTCCGTCTCAAGGATTGGCGCGACGTTGAATGCCTCGTCGTCGGCGGCGGATTTCGCGGAAGCCGCATCGGCGAACTCGCAATCGCGCGCGCGCACCTGTTGCTGCGCGCCGAAGGCATCGATGTCGACCTTGAACTCATCCATAATGACCCCGACGAAGCCGGTCTGATCGGTGCCGCGCATCTGCTGCCGGCCTGGATGCTCAAAGGGCACGACGGCATCCTCGCCGTTGATATCGGCGGCACAAACATCCGCGCCGGCGTCGTCGAGTTGAACCTCAAAAAATCGAGCGACCTGGCGAAAGCAGCGGTCGTGAAATCAGAGCTTTGGCGACACGCCGACGAGGAAACGGATCGCGATAGCGCAACCGAAAGGCTGGCTAAAATGCTTCAGGACCTCATCGACTGGAGCAAGAAAAACAAAATCGAGCTGGCGCCGATCATCGGCATCGGCTGCCCTGGCATCATCAAAGAAGACGGCTCGATCGACCGCGGCGGACAGAACCTTCCCGGAAATTGGGAGAGCGCCCGCTTCAACCTTCCTCGCGTCATCCGCGAAATGATCCCGGAAATCGGCGGCGCCGAAACGATGGTCGTGATGCACAACGACGCCATCGTCCAAGGGCTGAGCGAACTGCCCTACGTCAAAGATCGGCAAAAGTGGGGTGTCTTGACCATCGGCACCGGCCTCGGCAACGCCAGCTTCACGAACCGCGACGTGCCGACGAAATCCAAGAAGTAA
- a CDS encoding histidine kinase dimerization/phosphoacceptor domain -containing protein — protein MSRPKILYIEDDLGIGRLVQKTLESRGFDVVLAESGAQGLALLRAEPFDVVALDHHMPGQTGLELIPDIRALPMPPPIVYVTGSDDSHVAVAALKLGALEYVWKDVQGHYRDLLVKAVKAALHQERMRREKEAADLEIRLARDRAELLLKEVNHRVANSLAIVAGLVGLQKSTVQDPSAHHLLEQMRARILAIAGVHRRLYTSDDISTVDLKEYLGSLVNDLKAAMVDEGRTHPINIDCVPVALPTDKAVSVGIIATELVTNAHKYAYPGTDQGSIRVSVRQTNGDVVLTVDDDGVGLQPNAASGGTGLGSKVIASMTARLQGEISRPKTPKGTRVVLQFPL, from the coding sequence ATGTCTCGACCGAAAATCCTTTATATCGAAGACGATTTGGGGATTGGCCGCCTAGTTCAAAAAACATTGGAATCGAGGGGCTTCGATGTCGTGCTGGCAGAATCCGGTGCGCAAGGTCTCGCGCTCCTTCGTGCCGAGCCTTTTGACGTTGTGGCGCTTGATCATCACATGCCCGGACAAACCGGCCTCGAACTTATACCGGATATTCGCGCCCTCCCCATGCCGCCGCCCATCGTTTACGTGACGGGCTCGGACGACAGCCACGTTGCCGTTGCCGCGTTGAAATTGGGCGCACTGGAATACGTCTGGAAAGACGTCCAAGGCCATTACCGCGACCTTCTGGTGAAAGCCGTGAAGGCTGCACTCCATCAGGAACGCATGCGGCGCGAGAAGGAAGCCGCGGACCTCGAAATCCGCCTGGCGCGCGACCGCGCCGAGCTGCTCTTGAAAGAGGTCAACCACCGCGTTGCCAATTCACTGGCAATCGTCGCTGGCCTTGTCGGACTGCAGAAATCGACCGTACAGGATCCTTCTGCCCATCACCTGCTCGAACAGATGCGCGCACGGATACTCGCTATCGCTGGCGTGCATCGGCGTCTTTACACGTCGGACGACATCTCAACCGTCGATCTCAAGGAATACCTTGGCAGCCTCGTCAATGACCTGAAGGCGGCGATGGTCGATGAAGGCCGAACGCATCCGATCAACATCGATTGCGTGCCCGTCGCCCTACCGACGGACAAGGCGGTATCCGTCGGCATCATCGCAACCGAACTCGTAACCAACGCCCACAAATACGCCTATCCCGGAACCGACCAGGGCTCCATTCGCGTCAGCGTCAGACAGACGAACGGAGACGTCGTCTTAACGGTCGATGACGACGGCGTCGGTCTACAGCCGAACGCCGCTTCGGGCGGCACCGGACTTGGCTCCAAGGTGATCGCCTCGATGACCGCCCGGCTGCAGGGCGAGATCAGCCGCCCGAAGACGCCGAAAGGCACTCGGGTCGTCTTGCAATTCCCGTTGTAG
- a CDS encoding response regulator has protein sequence MIEDDAGHARLIERNIRRAGVNNEIIPFTNGTDALNYLFGQDGSGEVSAKRHLLVLLDLNLPDMTGVSILEKVKSNPHTKRTPVVVLTTTDDEREIKRCYDLGANVYITKPVDYDNFSNAIRQLGLFFSVIQIPETQ, from the coding sequence ATGATCGAAGACGACGCCGGGCATGCTCGCCTCATCGAGAGGAACATTCGTCGGGCGGGCGTTAACAATGAGATTATACCCTTCACCAACGGTACGGATGCGCTCAACTATCTATTTGGACAGGACGGCAGCGGCGAAGTGAGCGCCAAACGGCATCTCCTCGTGCTACTGGATCTCAATCTTCCGGATATGACGGGCGTTAGCATTCTCGAAAAAGTCAAAAGCAATCCGCACACGAAGCGCACACCCGTTGTTGTGCTAACGACGACGGACGATGAGCGCGAGATCAAGCGCTGCTATGACCTCGGCGCGAATGTGTACATCACGAAGCCGGTCGACTACGACAATTTCTCCAACGCCATTCGACAACTCGGTCTATTCTTCTCGGTCATTCAGATTCCGGAAACGCAGTAA
- a CDS encoding sensor histidine kinase: protein MAQDPRRLLKITYAFGVAGLVTLIVLTAASFWFLNRTQSANNSILSSREQISSLNRLLLTVLDAETGQRGYLLTGDPEYLAPYETAITAVKERLAIASERLKADPEFNADNLRVLFDEKLAELTKTIELRKSDKLAEALSIVRLDRGRDVMDKIRETIEHDRNRLEEKLRNYIVIQSANASLARWFSLAAGLAIILTALGAIATIIKYTRELVFARSELETVNIRLEERVQERTSELKRANDEIQRFAYIVSHDLRAPLVNVMGYTSELQTSLETLSTFAEDPAIDHLPGGADAKTAIVTDMPESIGFIRTSTTKMDGLIKAILKLSREGQRVLTPETIDLNEFFESIEAGVQHRLSEKGGEFHVAKSLPSIEGDRLTLEQIFGNLVDNALKYSVPDRPPVINVRQSSARWGMTTIDIEDNGRGIAESDSDRVFDLFRRAGPQDQPGEGIGLAHVRALIRRLGGEITMTSQLGHGTTFSVTLPNKLPNLTEQQSG from the coding sequence ATGGCCCAAGACCCGCGACGGCTCCTGAAAATCACCTATGCATTCGGCGTCGCTGGCCTAGTGACGCTCATCGTTCTAACCGCAGCCTCATTTTGGTTTCTCAATAGAACGCAGAGCGCAAACAACAGCATTCTAAGCTCTCGCGAACAGATCAGTTCGCTCAACCGTCTGCTTTTGACGGTCTTGGATGCTGAAACCGGTCAACGCGGCTATCTGCTGACAGGCGATCCGGAATATCTCGCGCCATATGAAACGGCGATTACCGCAGTCAAGGAGCGATTGGCCATCGCATCGGAAAGACTAAAGGCCGACCCCGAATTTAATGCCGACAATCTCCGCGTTCTGTTCGACGAAAAGCTCGCCGAACTCACCAAGACGATCGAGCTTAGAAAGAGTGACAAGCTTGCGGAGGCGCTGTCGATCGTCAGGCTCGATCGCGGCCGCGATGTCATGGACAAAATCCGCGAAACCATCGAGCACGACCGAAATCGCCTGGAAGAAAAGCTCCGCAACTACATCGTAATTCAAAGCGCGAATGCCTCACTGGCACGATGGTTTTCTTTGGCTGCTGGCCTCGCGATCATCCTCACCGCACTCGGCGCGATCGCGACGATCATCAAATACACACGCGAATTGGTATTTGCCCGGTCCGAACTGGAAACTGTAAATATTAGGCTTGAGGAACGCGTCCAGGAACGCACGTCTGAACTCAAGCGAGCCAACGACGAAATTCAGCGTTTCGCCTATATCGTAAGCCACGATCTTCGCGCGCCGCTGGTGAACGTCATGGGCTACACCAGTGAACTCCAAACCAGCCTTGAAACGTTGTCGACGTTCGCGGAAGACCCGGCCATCGATCACCTTCCCGGCGGCGCGGACGCGAAGACGGCAATCGTCACCGATATGCCGGAATCGATCGGCTTCATCCGAACATCAACGACCAAAATGGACGGCCTCATCAAGGCCATCCTCAAGCTCTCTCGCGAAGGCCAGCGCGTCCTCACCCCTGAGACAATAGACCTGAACGAGTTCTTTGAATCGATCGAAGCTGGCGTTCAGCATCGGCTTTCCGAGAAGGGTGGAGAATTCCACGTCGCGAAGTCGTTACCCTCCATCGAGGGCGACCGGCTGACGCTAGAGCAGATATTCGGGAATCTTGTCGACAACGCCCTGAAATACTCGGTGCCCGACCGCCCCCCGGTGATTAACGTCCGCCAATCCTCTGCCCGCTGGGGAATGACAACTATTGATATTGAGGATAATGGCCGGGGAATAGCCGAAAGCGATAGCGATCGGGTATTTGACCTATTCCGGCGCGCGGGCCCCCAGGACCAGCCGGGGGAGGGCATCGGCCTCGCGCACGTACGAGCTTTAATACGACGTCTGGGTGGTGAAATTACAATGACATCGCAACTCGGTCATGGCACGACGTTCAGCGTTACATTACCAAATAAGTTGCCGAACCTGACGGAGCAGCAGAGTGGATGA
- a CDS encoding glutathione S-transferase N-terminal domain-containing protein has protein sequence MILYYSPGACSLADHIALSEAGLKFELEKVDLKTHTTKDGRDFRNVNPKGYVPALQFDDGSILTENVAILTMIADNYSPLAVPGNLGRYRLIEMLSYISSELHGGFKPLFGSNTSSEDKAQAIKALEKKFEYVASQFKGDYLFGENASAADAYLFVMLLWAGKFGIKVPDVLNAFRDKMRSRPTVSAVLKAEGLG, from the coding sequence ATGATCCTCTATTATTCCCCCGGAGCCTGCAGCCTTGCGGACCACATCGCGCTCAGTGAAGCCGGTTTGAAGTTTGAACTGGAGAAGGTCGATCTCAAAACTCACACGACGAAGGATGGCCGCGATTTTCGCAACGTCAATCCGAAGGGTTATGTTCCCGCGCTGCAGTTCGACGACGGTTCTATTCTGACTGAGAATGTTGCGATCTTGACAATGATCGCTGACAATTATTCGCCGTTGGCGGTTCCTGGAAATCTCGGCCGATATCGGCTCATCGAAATGTTGTCGTACATTTCGAGCGAGCTTCACGGTGGCTTCAAGCCACTATTCGGCTCGAACACATCGAGCGAGGACAAAGCGCAAGCTATCAAGGCGCTTGAAAAGAAATTCGAGTACGTCGCGTCGCAATTCAAAGGCGATTATCTCTTCGGTGAAAATGCGAGCGCCGCCGACGCCTATCTCTTCGTAATGTTGTTGTGGGCTGGTAAATTCGGGATCAAGGTGCCGGATGTCCTCAATGCCTTCCGGGACAAGATGCGAAGCCGGCCAACCGTTAGTGCGGTTTTGAAAGCCGAAGGTCTCGGCTAA
- a CDS encoding helix-turn-helix domain-containing protein, whose protein sequence is MLSTENLASTPTSDTATIHSKFATAIAKLATYIEYHSHQSGQRNVPGANDVAEIRRSDAEIAQHLDVSLVALEHAFADLVSQGVIKLRDAYKIEILDSGRLYALARNKA, encoded by the coding sequence ATGTTGAGTACGGAAAACCTAGCCAGCACGCCAACGAGCGACACCGCTACGATCCATTCCAAATTCGCCACGGCAATCGCCAAGCTTGCCACCTACATCGAATATCATTCTCACCAAAGCGGCCAGCGCAACGTACCTGGAGCAAACGATGTGGCAGAGATCCGGCGATCTGACGCGGAAATCGCCCAGCACCTCGACGTCTCACTGGTCGCGCTTGAACATGCCTTCGCCGACCTCGTAAGCCAAGGCGTCATCAAGCTTCGCGATGCTTACAAAATCGAAATATTGGACAGCGGACGCCTTTACGCGCTCGCACGCAATAAGGCGTAA
- a CDS encoding hybrid sensor histidine kinase/response regulator, protein MRRVSLRVLIAAAISMVSLLLTIAVSYVIGRDAVRSLEQQIGQSLALLADEMQDKLDRAMFERLQSLDDMTELAKIPSKIEAPASLRLSLERFQAAYSDYSWVGFADPSGKIVSATGGLLEGQSAKDQPWFKEGAAGPFVGEVKVYDPHSPQAPGKGHEATNFIDLAVPVVDDEKTIGVLGATLSADWAEEVKDTLLGSMKDMIPADVIVLTSARQVLFGPDELTGKTLDLPSIRSARAGSADFGVETWPDGRPYVTGFSKSDGYRSYPGLHWIMLVREDRDLAYAPVRSLQTNILISGAVFAIIAAILAWELANRLALPLLQLAEAAEGLRRGKRSDFPQVDGYDEARILSQSLRSMVKELDAQRASLAAANQSLESQVRERTQRLAEQNIGLERAKADAERATEAKSRFLAAASHDLRQPLHALTLFARALSRRVSGEEATTLVAQMEEGLRGLKGMFDALLNVSRLDARLIEPTLVPVSIGQIIERISAGSRVEAEQNGLRFLSVGKDWVIETDPALLETIIRNLVSNALKFTKQGGVILAARWRGGQRMVDVYDTGPGLSPERYDKIFEEFARTDQRAHGANDGLGLGLSIARRYADLLGMRIVVNSRQHRGSRFSIVLPSAGVVEHLPTGPVRATNGADVQDLSIMVLDDDPLIVSALCRDLRDRGNVAHGFERAADAELALNDGLKVDAAILDFDLRDRETGLEFIHRMSEKQGGPIPAVILSGGTDFGTLAALAKSGTAWLTKPADPELIVATLTSAMRGGHLPPRPSIADKHAEIRT, encoded by the coding sequence ATGCGACGCGTATCGTTGAGAGTTCTGATTGCAGCGGCCATTTCGATGGTCTCGCTGCTGCTTACGATCGCGGTCTCTTATGTGATCGGGCGCGATGCTGTTCGCAGTCTGGAACAGCAGATCGGGCAATCGCTCGCGCTGCTTGCTGATGAAATGCAGGACAAGCTCGACCGTGCGATGTTCGAACGGCTTCAGTCTCTCGATGACATGACTGAGTTGGCGAAGATTCCGTCGAAGATCGAAGCGCCAGCGTCGCTTCGCTTGTCACTTGAACGTTTTCAAGCTGCGTACAGTGATTATTCATGGGTGGGATTTGCCGATCCGTCCGGAAAGATCGTGAGTGCAACAGGCGGTCTGCTCGAAGGGCAAAGTGCGAAGGATCAGCCTTGGTTCAAGGAGGGCGCGGCGGGTCCATTCGTCGGCGAAGTCAAGGTTTACGATCCTCATTCTCCTCAAGCGCCGGGTAAAGGCCACGAAGCCACGAACTTCATCGATCTGGCCGTGCCGGTGGTGGACGACGAAAAGACGATTGGCGTTCTTGGCGCAACGCTCAGCGCGGACTGGGCGGAAGAAGTGAAGGACACGCTGCTTGGCAGCATGAAGGATATGATTCCAGCGGATGTGATCGTGCTCACGTCCGCGCGGCAAGTTCTGTTTGGTCCCGATGAACTGACTGGCAAGACACTCGATCTGCCGAGCATCCGCTCGGCGCGTGCAGGCAGCGCGGATTTTGGCGTTGAAACGTGGCCAGACGGGCGTCCTTACGTTACCGGATTTTCAAAGAGCGATGGGTATCGCTCGTATCCCGGTCTGCATTGGATCATGCTGGTGCGAGAAGATCGCGATCTTGCGTATGCGCCGGTCCGAAGCCTGCAAACGAACATTCTGATCTCGGGTGCCGTGTTTGCCATCATCGCGGCAATCCTCGCGTGGGAACTTGCGAACCGCTTAGCGCTTCCTCTGCTGCAACTTGCCGAGGCTGCCGAGGGACTGCGACGCGGCAAAAGAAGCGATTTTCCGCAGGTCGACGGTTACGACGAAGCACGAATTCTATCTCAGTCTCTCAGGTCGATGGTGAAGGAGCTGGATGCGCAACGTGCGTCGCTTGCGGCTGCGAACCAGTCACTTGAAAGTCAGGTGCGGGAACGTACGCAGCGACTCGCGGAGCAGAATATCGGCCTCGAGCGTGCCAAGGCCGATGCAGAACGCGCGACGGAAGCCAAGTCGCGGTTTCTCGCTGCTGCAAGTCATGATCTGCGTCAGCCGCTGCATGCGCTCACGTTGTTTGCGCGCGCACTTTCGCGACGCGTAAGCGGGGAGGAAGCAACAACGCTGGTGGCGCAGATGGAAGAAGGATTGCGGGGGCTGAAGGGAATGTTTGACGCGCTCCTCAACGTGTCGCGTCTCGATGCGCGTTTGATTGAGCCGACACTTGTGCCGGTATCGATAGGGCAGATCATCGAACGTATCTCAGCCGGATCGCGCGTTGAAGCCGAGCAGAATGGCTTGCGGTTCTTGAGTGTCGGAAAAGATTGGGTGATCGAGACCGATCCGGCGCTGCTCGAGACGATTATCCGCAACCTGGTGTCCAACGCTTTGAAGTTCACGAAGCAAGGCGGGGTCATTCTGGCGGCCCGGTGGCGCGGCGGGCAACGGATGGTCGACGTGTATGACACGGGGCCGGGACTTTCGCCGGAGCGCTACGACAAGATCTTCGAAGAGTTCGCGCGGACGGATCAGCGGGCTCATGGCGCAAACGATGGTCTTGGTCTCGGGTTATCGATCGCGCGGCGTTACGCAGATCTTCTGGGCATGCGGATTGTCGTCAACTCGCGCCAGCATCGCGGCTCTCGCTTTTCCATCGTGCTGCCGTCGGCGGGCGTTGTTGAACACTTGCCGACGGGGCCGGTGCGCGCGACCAATGGAGCCGACGTGCAGGATCTTTCGATCATGGTTCTCGATGATGATCCATTGATCGTTTCCGCGCTATGCCGCGATTTGCGGGACCGGGGAAATGTGGCGCACGGCTTTGAGCGGGCGGCGGACGCCGAATTGGCCTTGAACGACGGCCTGAAGGTCGACGCCGCCATTCTTGATTTCGATCTCAGGGATCGCGAAACCGGGCTTGAGTTCATTCATCGGATGTCAGAAAAACAGGGTGGGCCGATCCCTGCCGTTATCCTCTCGGGAGGGACGGATTTTGGCACGTTGGCGGCTCTCGCGAAATCGGGGACGGCGTGGCTTACCAAGCCAGCCGACCCGGAACTCATAGTTGCAACGCTCACCTCGGCCATGCGTGGCGGGCATCTACCTCCACGGCCTAGCATCGCGGACAAGCACGCGGAGATCCGCACATGA
- a CDS encoding LuxR C-terminal-related transcriptional regulator has translation MMKAQPIADVRRATVLVADDHSLYRTGLGFLLKDRLGFSTVIEAATFDAALDRLSDTSGIELALFDLSMPGVSGPESLNVVRETYAGLRVAIVSGSEERNDVLRTVATGLSGYIPKSLPDEEIVGALEDIMDGRIYVPRFMTVSAGPLGGPSAPNLDRPEAKGLNGNVKPISPRQRDVLECVRRGLSNKEIARELDIAEGTVKIHLAALFSYFGARNRTELATKC, from the coding sequence ATGATGAAAGCCCAACCCATTGCAGACGTTCGTCGCGCAACCGTTCTTGTCGCCGATGATCACAGCCTCTACCGGACTGGCCTTGGCTTTCTGCTGAAGGATCGGCTGGGCTTCAGCACGGTTATCGAGGCGGCAACGTTCGATGCTGCTCTCGACCGGCTGTCGGATACGAGTGGTATCGAGCTGGCGTTGTTCGACCTTTCGATGCCAGGCGTCTCTGGGCCGGAAAGTCTCAACGTCGTGAGAGAGACCTATGCGGGATTGCGTGTTGCGATTGTTTCCGGATCGGAGGAACGCAACGACGTGCTGAGGACCGTTGCGACTGGTCTTAGCGGATACATCCCAAAGTCGTTGCCGGACGAGGAGATCGTCGGCGCGCTTGAAGACATTATGGACGGGCGGATCTATGTGCCGCGCTTCATGACCGTTTCTGCAGGGCCGCTCGGCGGACCGTCAGCTCCTAATCTCGATCGCCCCGAGGCGAAAGGGTTGAACGGAAACGTCAAACCAATCTCGCCAAGGCAGCGTGATGTACTGGAGTGTGTGCGACGCGGGCTCTCAAACAAGGAGATCGCGCGCGAACTCGATATCGCGGAAGGAACCGTCAAGATTCACTTGGCGGCGCTCTTTTCCTACTTCGGTGCGCGAAATCGCACCGAGCTTGCGACGAAGTGCTGA
- a CDS encoding response regulator encodes MTAVTLATLKEPERPLPSMEATAVKPLVVVIEDDYRSSLALTMLIDDWGYACISARTSREAVQTLGQRLEHIAAIVTDVEIEGEMRGIKDALAIAAAVGRPVPTIVTTGHGDFASVAGPFPVIRKPFDPDILHDWLVYKLGSSSV; translated from the coding sequence ATGACAGCCGTCACGCTCGCGACCCTCAAGGAGCCGGAGCGGCCATTGCCAAGCATGGAGGCAACTGCCGTGAAGCCCTTGGTTGTTGTAATCGAGGATGATTACCGTTCGTCACTCGCGCTCACGATGCTCATAGACGATTGGGGATACGCCTGTATTTCGGCCCGCACGTCCCGGGAGGCCGTGCAAACGCTCGGTCAGCGCCTGGAACACATCGCGGCCATCGTCACCGACGTTGAGATCGAAGGCGAGATGCGTGGCATCAAGGATGCGCTGGCGATTGCCGCCGCGGTCGGCCGCCCCGTGCCGACGATCGTTACCACCGGACATGGAGATTTCGCGTCTGTCGCGGGGCCCTTTCCCGTGATCCGCAAACCATTCGATCCAGACATTTTGCACGATTGGCTTGTCTACAAGCTCGGCTCGTCGAGCGTCTGA